One window from the genome of Sphaerotilus microaerophilus encodes:
- a CDS encoding amino acid ABC transporter permease: protein MRPCAVDRFLSLWPAGWSRQRKSSATMFTATVGLLLILWLIAIPLSWAPAPIGNHAELFAQGTRVTVELTVVAGLAGVVLGLLAALGKTSRLPPLRWLAGLYIWVMRGTPLLVQVLAVYFALPEIHPALSLGEFSAACVALALNVGAYNAEAIRSGLLAVPKGQIEAAKALGLSKWHTFIDITFPQAFKISLPPLVNNIVALLKDSSLAFTIGVVELTNAGSQVKSSTFQAVPVFIATAVIYLLLTTVMTQISDAVERRFDVEGKLG from the coding sequence ATGAGGCCCTGCGCCGTGGACCGATTCCTCTCCCTGTGGCCTGCCGGCTGGTCGCGCCAGCGCAAGAGCAGCGCCACCATGTTCACCGCCACGGTGGGCCTGCTGCTCATCCTCTGGCTGATCGCGATCCCGCTGTCCTGGGCGCCGGCGCCCATCGGCAACCATGCCGAGCTGTTTGCCCAGGGCACCCGCGTGACGGTGGAGCTCACCGTCGTGGCCGGGCTGGCCGGCGTGGTGCTGGGGCTGCTGGCCGCGCTGGGCAAGACCTCGCGCCTGCCGCCGCTGCGCTGGCTGGCCGGGCTGTACATCTGGGTGATGCGCGGCACGCCCCTGCTGGTGCAGGTGCTGGCGGTGTACTTCGCGCTGCCGGAGATCCACCCTGCCCTCAGCCTGGGTGAGTTCAGCGCGGCCTGCGTGGCGCTGGCGCTCAACGTTGGCGCCTACAACGCCGAGGCGATCCGCTCCGGCCTGCTCGCGGTGCCCAAGGGGCAGATCGAGGCCGCCAAGGCGCTGGGTCTGTCGAAGTGGCACACCTTCATCGACATCACCTTTCCGCAGGCCTTCAAGATCTCGCTGCCGCCGCTGGTCAACAACATCGTCGCGCTGCTGAAGGACTCGTCGCTGGCCTTCACCATCGGCGTGGTGGAGCTGACCAACGCCGGCTCGCAGGTCAAGAGCAGCACCTTCCAGGCGGTGCCAGTGTTCATCGCCACCGCGGTGATCTACCTGCTGCTGACGACGGTGATGACGCAGATTTCCGACGCGGTGGAACGCCGCTTCGAC
- a CDS encoding ABC transporter substrate-binding protein → MMPLKSLVRGLVATLALVGVAAGVQARPFDAIKKSGKIVIATEGQFAPFNHYEGAKLTGFEVEVAEAVAAKLGVKPEWKALSFDALLTGLGQDRWDLVIASHGITDERAKAVTFTEPHYCSGGVIIAKNPAIKTAKDLGGKVIAVQTGTSYQENVKKVSAVKEIKNFPQDTDARSALASGRVDAWVTDKFVALKALKSGPDAGMKMGDFLFIERIAAAVAKGNSSLAGEFNKGLAAIMADGTYAKISTKWFGEDIRCK, encoded by the coding sequence ATGATGCCCCTGAAGTCCCTCGTTCGTGGCCTGGTGGCCACCCTTGCACTGGTTGGCGTGGCCGCCGGTGTGCAGGCCCGGCCGTTTGATGCCATCAAGAAGAGCGGCAAGATCGTCATTGCCACCGAAGGCCAGTTCGCGCCCTTCAACCACTACGAAGGCGCCAAGCTGACCGGCTTCGAGGTCGAGGTGGCCGAGGCGGTGGCCGCCAAGCTGGGTGTGAAGCCCGAGTGGAAGGCGCTGAGCTTCGACGCGCTGCTGACCGGCCTGGGCCAGGACCGCTGGGACCTGGTGATCGCCTCGCACGGCATCACCGACGAGCGCGCCAAGGCGGTGACTTTCACCGAGCCGCACTACTGCTCGGGCGGCGTGATCATCGCCAAGAACCCGGCCATCAAGACCGCCAAGGACCTGGGTGGCAAGGTGATCGCGGTGCAGACCGGCACCAGCTACCAGGAAAACGTCAAGAAGGTCTCCGCGGTCAAGGAGATCAAGAACTTCCCGCAGGACACCGATGCGCGCTCCGCCCTGGCCAGCGGGCGGGTGGACGCCTGGGTGACCGACAAGTTCGTTGCCCTGAAGGCGCTCAAGAGCGGCCCGGATGCCGGCATGAAGATGGGTGACTTCCTCTTCATCGAGCGCATCGCCGCCGCCGTCGCCAAGGGCAACAGCAGCCTGGCGGGCGAGTTCAACAAGGGCCTGGCCGCGATCATGGCCGACGGCACCTACGCCAAGATCTCCACCAAGTGGTTCGGCGAGGACATCCGCTGCAAGTGA